From the Purpureocillium takamizusanense chromosome 6, complete sequence genome, one window contains:
- a CDS encoding uncharacterized protein (COG:S~MEROPS:MER0001321~EggNog:ENOG503NYU8~SECRETED:SignalP(1-16~SECRETED:cutsite=AAA-LP~SECRETED:prob=0.6115)), protein MKYIALLAGLASLAAALPSPQAAHQQLKRVHRRHLSHGGRASSFNHKDDRVTAAGLGMLKTTKHTSYSDNWAGAVQTDSGFTKVVGTITVPKVSSGGDAHAAAAAWVGIDGDSCDRAILQTGIDFYADGSFDAWYEWIPDGSFAFSDFGMSVGDKIRMMVEARSSTSGVATLENLSTGAKASHDFTNPPSKLCEENAEWIVEDFVTDGKLVPFADFGSITFTDARAEGSSGTVTPAGAEIYDIVADDKVVTDCSTNGDDLTCDYTG, encoded by the coding sequence ATGAAGTACATTGCCctccttgccggcctcgcgaGCCTCGCAGCCGCCCTCCCGAGCCCACAGGCTGCCCACCAGCAGCTCAAGCGCGTCCACCGGCGCCATCTctcccacggcggccgcgcctcgagcttcAACCACAAAGACGACCGTGTCACGGCCGCGGGCCTCGGCATGCTCAAGACGACAAAGCACACGAGCTACTCGGACAActgggccggcgccgtgcagACGGACAGCGGCTTCACCAAGGTGGTCGGCACCATCACCGTGCCCAAGGTGTCGTCAGGAGGCGATgcgcacgccgcggccgcggcatgggtcggcatcgacggcgactcGTGCGACAGGGCGATCCTGCAGACGGGCATTGACTTTTACGCCGACGGGTCCTTCGACGCGTGGTACGAATGGATCCCCGATGGGTCGTTTGCGTTTTCGGACTTTGGCATGAGTGTGGGCGACAAGATCCGCATGATGGTCGAGGCccggtcgtcgacgtcgggcgTCGCGACGTTGGAGAACTTGAGCACGGGGGCCAAGGCTTCGCATGACTTTACGAATCCCCCGTCGAAGCTGTGCGAGGAGAATGCCGAGTGGATCGTCGAGGACTTTGTCACCGACGGGAAACTTGTCCCCTTTGCCGACTTTGGATCCATTACCTTTACCGACGCGAGGGCTGAGGGCTCGTCTGGTACGGTCACGCCAGCGGGTGCCGAAATATACGACATCGTGGCCGATGACAAGGTCGTTACCGATTGCTCGACAAACGGTGATGATCTGACTTGCGACTACACCGGCTAA
- a CDS encoding uncharacterized protein (COG:M~EggNog:ENOG503P0CS): MPLLDLANELLAAIAWFLDADADLDALLRCNSRLYHLLINDLYRQNAQYHEGSALVWAAKHGRLETLVRAVVAGVRLADHVLLPLAAEGGHAPVVRFLLEEGADVSVADEGEWLSLGAAARQGHAKVVELLMDAGADLNAGYMGWTPLNVAANSGHVDVVRYLLDKGADMEHRSDTGWTPLKSAACNGHTATVTLLLERGADVRAAADRGWTALHSAANSGHGEIVQLLIEHGADPALATADGWTPLTLAADKGKTDAVKALLSKGTDISLACGNGWTPLTLASDSGHVDIVGLLLDHGADVMSPCNHGWTPLSLAAGADRASVVRLLLEYGADVTATNDAGWSALLIAADRGHRDVVEALLAHGSDVQAHTHSGWTALHAVAENGDVELAKMLVQAGANPMTGNRSGWTPFHIAAHNNRTDLVQFLMGHPGTDCFQKDNNGRTAAFHAAMRNSVDVLDVMLAGAMNKADVVDVADDYGTAAVVAATRNGHVAIVGRLLAAANYDMASTDVFGRSLLYWAERSGNAELVAMVKEHAIKTGCDAEDPAETVESPVRWVEDSCWCEVCTRCTVLGTTSWECPHCDEGCFLICAECYEFGKRCRDNTHDLVPHFCNRVE, encoded by the coding sequence ATGCCGCTGCTAGACCTGGCCAACGAGCTGCTGGCAGCCATCGCCTggttcctcgacgccgacgccgacctcgatgccctcctcCGCTGCAACAGTCGACTATACCACCTCCTCATCAACGATCTGTACCGACAAAATGCACAGTACCACGAGGGCTCCGCTCTCGTCTGGGCTGCCAAACATGGACGCCTCGAGACTCTGGTgcgagccgtcgtcgcgggcgtgcgcctcgccgaccacgtcctcctgcccctcgccgccgaaggcGGTCACGCCCCGGTGGTCCGCTtcctgctcgaggagggcgccgatgtctccgtggccgacgagggcgaatGGCTGTCTCTGGGTGCCGCTGCGCGACAAGGCCACGCCAAGGTCGTCGAACTTCTGAtggatgccggcgccgacctcaACGCAGGCTACATGGGCTGGACGCCGCTCAACGTGGCAGCCAACTCGGGTCACGTCGACGTCGTTCGATATCTTCTTGACAAGGGTGCCGACATGGAGCACAGGAGCGACACTGGGTGGACGCCGCTCAAGTCGGCGGCATGTAATGGACACACGGCCACCGTCACGCTCCTCCTGGAGAGGGGCGCCGATGTCCGGGCAGCCGCCGATCGCGGATGGACAGCGCTGCACTCGGCCGCCAACTCGGGCCACGGCGAGATTGTGCAGCTCCTCatcgagcacggcgccgacccCGCCCTTGCAACCGCGGACGGGTGGACGCCCCTGACgttggccgccgacaagggcaagacAGATGCTGTCAAGGCGCTGCTAAGCAAGGGCACCGATATTTCACTCGCCTGCGGCAACGGATGGACGCCACTGACGCTCGCGTCCGACAGCGGGCATGTCGACATCGTCGGGCTGCTTCTCGatcacggcgccgacgtcatgTCACCCTGTAACCACGGATGGACACCCCTGAGCCTGGCGGCCGGAGCAGACcgcgcgtccgtcgtcagGTTGCTCCTCGAGTATGGCGCCGACGTGACCGCCACCAATGACGCGGGGTGGTCGGCTCTGCTTATTGCCGCGGATAGGGGCCACcgggacgtcgtcgaggcccttcTCGCCCATGGCTCCGATGTCCAGGCACATACACACAGCGGATGGACTGCCCTGCATGCTGTGGCCGAAAACGGGGATGTTGAGCTCGCCAAGATGCTGGTGCAGGCTGGTGCCAATCCCATGACGGGTAATCGAAGCGGTTGGACCCCATTCCACATCGCCGCCCACAACAACCGCACCGACCTTGTCCAGTTCCTCATGGGTCACCCGGGTACGGACTGTTTCCAAAAGGACAACAATGGGAGGACCGCGGCGTTCCATGCGGCCATGAGGAACAGCGTGGACGTTCTTGATGTCATGCTAGCTGGAGCCATGAACAAGGCGGACGTTGTGGACGTCGCGGACGACTAtgggacggcggcggtagtTGCGGCAACACGAAACGGCCACGTTGCCATTGTTGGCAGATTACTTGCCGCTGCCAACTACGACATGGCCTCGACCGATGTGTTTGGACGCAGCTTGTTGTACTGGGCGGAGAGAAGCGGCAACGCCGAACTCGTGGCCATGGTCAAGGAACATGCTATAAAGACGGGATGCGATGCCGAGGACCCTGCCGAGACGGTCGAAAGCCCTGTCAGGTGGGTGGAAGATTCGTGCTGGTGCGAAGTCTGTACCAGGTGTACCGTGCTAGGAACGACGTCGTGGGAATGCCCGCATTGCGATGAGGGCTGTTTCTTGATTTGCGCTGAGTGCTACGAGTTTGGGAAGCGGTGTCGAGATAACACGCACGACCTGGTGCCACATTTCTGCAACCGGGTCGAGTAG
- a CDS encoding uncharacterized protein (COG:H~EggNog:ENOG503P4KB): protein MSQLARAYALNDVSATRSLYDEWASTYDKEMAEATQDYVGPALASAYTLKCLGVDNISKARILDAGCGTGLVGVHLAKLGAKNIDGIDLSPGMLDIARRAGVYQELETADLTKPLSHKDGHYQAVVCIGTFTQGHVGPSAFDEFVRVVEKGGYVVATVLGSIWASGGYEAKVASLAEDAQVKVLSAELEDYRRGAGVQAYMVVLQVL, encoded by the coding sequence ATGTCTCAGCTCGCCCGTGCCTACGCTCTGAATGATGTCTCGGCGACCCGGTCCTTGTACGACGAATGGGCCAGCACCTACGACAAGGAAATGGCCGAGGCCACTCAAGACTATGTCGGCCCTgccctcgccagcgcctACACCCTCAAGTGCCTCGGCGTGGACAACATCTCCAAAGCCCGgatcctcgacgccggctgCGGCACTGGGCTCGTCGGAGTGCACCTCGCCAAGCTAGGCGCCAAGAACATCGATGGCATCGACCTGAGCCCCGGAATGCTGGACATtgcccgtcgagctggcgtttaccaggagctcgagacgGCGGACCTCACCAAACCGCTGTCTCACAAGGATGGCCATTATCAAGCCGTGGTCTGCATCGGTACGTTTACGCAGGGCCATGTCGGGCCGTCAGCGTTTGACGAGTTCGTCCGCGTTGTGGAAAAGGGCGGCTACGTCGTCGCCACAGTCCTCGGCAGCATCTGGGCCAGCGGTGGGTATGAAGCCAAGGTCGCTTCGCTGGCCGAAGACGCACAGGTCAAGGTCCTcagcgccgagctcgaggactACCGTCGCGGTGCGGGCGTGCAGGCGTACATGGTCGTGCTCCAGGTGCTGTGA